A genomic stretch from Setaria italica strain Yugu1 chromosome VII, Setaria_italica_v2.0, whole genome shotgun sequence includes:
- the LOC101776286 gene encoding protein POLYCHOME: MPESTDGRRAALADLSGGAGGGGFFIRRVASPGSLAARGIRKPLARRYISPSRNKENLLPVWALRATPKKRRSPLPEWYPRTPLRDITAIAKAIQRSRLRIAAAQQQSQRPEQSPQSVNVTTPGQAEQDAPHSAEASMAVASGSGSTERETVASPATVLAGDNLKVSSSPAESSSKTPSKPMDPAVAGIDEKKLSTSIEKIERLVRRNLKRTPKAAQASRRATQRRNLMSMR, from the exons ATGCCCGAGTCCACGGACGGCAGGAGGGCGGCCCTCGCCGACCTCTCcggcggggctggcggcggcgggttcttCATCAGGAGGGTGGCCTCGCCGGGATCCCTGGCAGCGAGAGGCATCCGGAAGCCGCTGGCGCGGCGGTATATTTCGCCCTCGAGGAACAAGGAGAACCTGCTGCCGGTTTGGGCCTTGAGGGCCACgccgaagaagaggaggagcccGCTTCCTGAATGGTATCCCAGGACGCCGCTCCGTGACATCACGGCAATTGCAAAG GCTATTCAGAGAAGCCGTTTAAGGATTGCTGCTGCTCAGCAGCAAAGCCAAAGGCCTGAGCAGTCTCCGCAATCCGTAAACGTGACTACTCCAGGACAAGCAGAGCAGGATGCACCTCACAGCGCTGAAGCTTCCATGGCAGTTGCCTCTGGTTCTGGCTCAACTGAAAGAGAAACTGTTGCAAGCCCTGCAACTGTCTTGGCTGGTGATAATCTGAAGGTGTCTTCCTCGCCAGCGGAAAGCTCATCGAAGACTCCATCCAAACCCATGGATCCTGCCGTTGCTGGCATTGACGAAAAGAAACTGTCCACCTCAATAGAGAAGATAGAGAGGTTGGTGAGGAGAAACCTGAAGCGAACACCAAAGGCTGCTCAGGCCTCTAGAAGGGCCACCCAGAGGCGCAATCTCATGTCCATGCGATGA